A stretch of Bacillota bacterium DNA encodes these proteins:
- a CDS encoding ribonucleoside triphosphate reductase: MLTKVIKRDGRVVDFDQERIINAIFKAAKAVGGEDRRRAGELSNQVVEILAERFVDGMPTVEDVQDVVEKVLIENGHAQTAKAYILYRKQHQELREFHHLLINTEKMVDEYVSGNDWRVNENSNMNYSLQGLNNHLISAVTSKYWLEKVYPEPVRQAHQEGDLHIHDLSLLAPYCCGWDLPDLLLRGFGGVPQKIESAPARHFRTALGQVVNFFYTMQGEAAGAQAFANFDTYLAPFIAYDNLSYDEVKQSIQEFIFNLNVPTRVGFQTPFVNITMDVVVPRNLADEPAIIGGQPQDRTLKEFQAEMDMLNTAFCEVMMEGDAKGRIFSFPIPTYNIYEGFDWDSPVVEKIMEMTAKYGIPYFANFINSDLSPEDVRSMCCRLRLNNKELLKRGGGLFGANPLTGSIGVVTLNMPRIGYLAKSKEDFLGRVRYLMDLAKESLLLKRRVLENLMDTGLYPYSRHYLASVKERFGDSWHNHFNTIGLVGMHEALLNYCGKGIDTPEGQAIANEVLDYMRDILVEYQEETDQLFNLEATPAEGTAYRLARIDKRKYPDIITSGQDEPYYTNSTQLPVGFTDDIFHALDLQEELQTKYTGGTVFHGFLGERIEEPKVAAKLLRRVMENYQIPYFTITPTFSICPEHGYITGEHPQCPSCGAEAEIWSRVVGFYRPVQNWNKGKKEEFKDREEFALASR; encoded by the coding sequence GTGCTGACTAAAGTTATTAAACGAGATGGACGGGTTGTAGATTTTGACCAGGAGCGGATCATCAACGCTATCTTCAAAGCCGCTAAGGCCGTGGGCGGGGAAGATCGCCGCCGGGCCGGTGAGTTGTCCAATCAGGTGGTGGAGATCCTGGCGGAGCGGTTTGTCGACGGGATGCCCACCGTCGAGGATGTCCAGGATGTTGTGGAAAAGGTCCTGATTGAAAATGGCCACGCGCAAACTGCGAAGGCCTATATCCTTTACCGCAAGCAGCACCAGGAGCTTCGGGAGTTTCATCACCTGTTGATCAACACCGAAAAGATGGTGGACGAGTATGTCTCAGGGAACGACTGGAGGGTCAACGAGAACAGCAATATGAACTATTCCCTCCAAGGGTTGAACAATCACCTGATTTCCGCGGTCACCTCGAAGTACTGGCTGGAAAAGGTTTACCCTGAGCCGGTGAGACAGGCTCATCAGGAGGGAGATTTGCACATTCATGACCTGAGTTTGCTGGCTCCCTATTGTTGCGGTTGGGATCTGCCGGATCTGCTGCTTCGGGGCTTTGGCGGAGTACCCCAGAAGATTGAGAGTGCTCCGGCTCGGCACTTTCGCACTGCCCTGGGACAAGTTGTCAATTTCTTCTACACCATGCAGGGAGAAGCCGCGGGAGCCCAAGCCTTTGCCAACTTTGACACCTACTTGGCGCCCTTTATTGCCTACGATAACTTGTCCTACGATGAGGTCAAGCAGTCGATTCAAGAGTTCATCTTTAACCTGAACGTCCCTACTCGGGTAGGCTTTCAGACTCCCTTTGTTAATATCACCATGGATGTGGTGGTGCCCCGGAACCTAGCCGATGAACCGGCGATTATCGGTGGACAACCCCAGGATCGCACGCTGAAGGAATTCCAGGCTGAGATGGACATGCTCAACACCGCCTTCTGCGAAGTGATGATGGAGGGCGACGCCAAGGGACGGATTTTCAGCTTCCCGATTCCGACTTACAACATCTACGAGGGCTTTGACTGGGATAGCCCCGTGGTTGAAAAGATCATGGAGATGACGGCCAAGTACGGGATTCCTTACTTTGCCAACTTTATCAACTCTGACCTCTCCCCGGAGGATGTTCGGAGCATGTGTTGTCGCCTGCGGTTGAACAATAAGGAACTACTGAAGCGAGGCGGCGGCCTCTTCGGTGCCAATCCCCTGACGGGATCCATCGGGGTAGTTACCTTGAATATGCCGCGAATTGGGTATCTGGCCAAGAGCAAGGAAGACTTTTTAGGTAGAGTTCGCTACCTAATGGACCTAGCCAAGGAAAGCTTACTGCTGAAACGGCGGGTGCTGGAAAACTTAATGGATACCGGTCTGTATCCCTATTCCCGTCACTACTTGGCCAGTGTCAAGGAACGTTTTGGCGACTCCTGGCATAATCACTTTAATACTATCGGTTTGGTGGGGATGCACGAGGCTCTGCTCAACTACTGCGGCAAGGGTATCGATACCCCCGAAGGCCAAGCCATCGCCAACGAGGTCCTTGATTACATGCGGGATATTCTGGTGGAGTATCAAGAAGAGACGGATCAATTGTTTAATTTGGAGGCTACACCGGCAGAAGGTACAGCCTATCGGTTGGCTCGCATCGACAAGCGCAAGTATCCCGATATTATTACCTCGGGGCAGGACGAGCCCTATTACACCAACTCCACGCAGTTGCCCGTCGGGTTCACCGATGACATTTTCCATGCCTTGGATCTGCAGGAAGAGCTGCAGACCAAGTATACCGGTGGAACAGTATTCCATGGCTTCTTAGGGGAGCGAATCGAGGAGCCCAAGGTGGCTGCCAAGCTCCTGCGCCGAGTGATGGAGAACTATCAAATTCCCTATTTCACCATCACCCCTACCTTTAGTATCTGTCCGGAACACGGGTACATCACCGGCGAACATCCCCAGTGTCCCAGCTGTGGTGCCGAGGCGGAGATTTGGAGCCGGGTGGTTGGTTTCTACCGACCGGTACAGAACTGGAATAAGGGCAAGAAAGAGGAGTTCAAGGATAGGGAAGAGTTTGCCCTAGCGAGTAGGTAA
- a CDS encoding anaerobic ribonucleoside-triphosphate reductase activating protein translates to MYIGGIQKTSLVDFPGNICDTLFFAGCNLRCPYCHNPELVRGDASLTAIGCGEVLAALERRKHLLDGVCISGGEPTLQPVADLVKLLSAIKSLGLQVKLDTNGTKPEVLEQLLERDLIDYVAMDIKAPLERYQEVCRVAVDTDAIKRSVEILRRGLVAYEFRTTVPRSLLSEDDLLQMGQWLQGAVRFVLQAYQPGVHLEPGFVSDEAGVEEWLPAMGEKLQDFFAEVQVRGLKVAVTVG, encoded by the coding sequence ATGTATATAGGCGGCATCCAAAAAACCAGTTTGGTGGACTTTCCCGGTAACATCTGCGATACTCTTTTCTTCGCTGGGTGCAATCTGCGGTGTCCCTACTGTCACAATCCTGAATTGGTGAGGGGCGACGCTTCCTTGACGGCCATTGGCTGTGGAGAGGTTCTGGCCGCTTTGGAGCGTCGCAAGCACCTTCTGGACGGGGTATGTATTTCCGGAGGAGAACCGACGCTGCAGCCCGTCGCTGACCTGGTGAAGCTGCTGTCTGCGATTAAGTCCCTGGGCCTGCAGGTCAAACTGGACACCAATGGCACTAAGCCCGAAGTTTTGGAACAGCTTTTGGAACGGGATCTCATCGATTATGTAGCCATGGATATTAAGGCGCCCCTGGAGCGGTATCAAGAGGTCTGTCGGGTTGCCGTTGACACCGATGCCATCAAGAGGTCCGTTGAGATTCTACGGAGGGGTTTGGTGGCATATGAGTTTCGGACGACAGTCCCCCGTAGTCTGTTGTCGGAAGATGACCTGCTGCAGATGGGGCAGTGGCTGCAGGGAGCAGTCCGCTTTGTCCTCCAGGCCTATCAACCGGGAGTGCACTTAGAACCCGGCTTTGTCAGCGACGAAGCGGGAGTAGAGGAATGGTTACCGGCGATGGGAGAGAAGTTGCAGGACTTTTTTGCCGAGGTGCAAGTGCGAGGTCTGAAGGTGGCAGTCACCGTGGGTTAG
- a CDS encoding monovalent cation/H(+) antiporter subunit G, whose amino-acid sequence MSNWIKVLGLSLIYLGSAFALVAALGVLRLDACARFHACTKTTTLGILCVALGGTLYMGTWDYGVRFLLIALLFLILNPTGTRAVVRAGHRMGLKSQGDTASQRGVELCD is encoded by the coding sequence TTGAGTAACTGGATCAAAGTGTTGGGACTGAGCTTGATCTACCTTGGTTCCGCCTTTGCGCTGGTGGCGGCCCTTGGAGTGCTCCGTCTTGATGCTTGCGCCAGATTTCACGCCTGCACCAAGACAACGACTCTGGGTATTCTATGTGTTGCCCTTGGGGGCACGTTGTACATGGGTACCTGGGATTATGGTGTGCGTTTCTTACTCATTGCCCTATTATTCTTGATCCTCAATCCCACCGGGACCCGTGCCGTGGTTAGGGCAGGACACCGCATGGGGTTAAAGTCCCAGGGTGACACCGCCTCGCAAAGGGGGGTCGAACTCTGTGACTGA
- a CDS encoding DUF4040 domain-containing protein, with product MTEVVLGILGILLLILSIIVVRSSSALAAVTLMSAISLTASLCFVLVAALDVALTEVILGAGFVTAFYLRAIGETRGSGND from the coding sequence GTGACTGAAGTGGTCTTGGGTATTCTAGGTATTCTGCTGTTGATCCTGAGCATCATCGTGGTGCGGAGCAGCAGCGCCCTTGCCGCGGTGACCTTAATGTCTGCTATTAGCCTCACCGCGAGTTTATGTTTTGTGCTAGTGGCCGCCTTAGATGTGGCTTTAACGGAGGTAATCTTAGGAGCGGGATTCGTCACGGCCTTCTATCTCAGAGCAATTGGGGAAACAAGGGGGTCTGGGAATGACTAA
- a CDS encoding cation:proton antiporter (subunit C of antiporter complex involved in resistance to high concentrations of Na+, K+, Li+ and/or alkali), with protein sequence MTVKFFEGLLILVFGVGLYSVFTERNLVKIVMGSNIMKTAVILLLASREYASELQPAASLPNGAYVEPVPQGLLQLALVIAAATSAMALSVVGKVGRYYGTLDVREIRRLRE encoded by the coding sequence TTGACGGTAAAGTTCTTTGAAGGGTTGCTTATTCTGGTATTTGGCGTGGGACTGTACTCGGTGTTTACCGAAAGAAACTTGGTTAAGATCGTGATGGGCAGTAACATCATGAAAACAGCGGTGATATTATTGTTGGCATCCCGGGAGTATGCCTCGGAGCTACAGCCGGCGGCTTCTCTACCCAATGGAGCCTATGTCGAGCCGGTACCCCAAGGATTACTGCAGCTGGCCCTGGTGATCGCCGCTGCTACGTCCGCGATGGCCTTGTCAGTAGTTGGTAAGGTCGGTAGGTACTACGGTACCTTAGATGTCCGGGAGATTAGAAGACTAAGGGAGTAG
- a CDS encoding metal ABC transporter permease — MTEFLQAVVSFPFLQNALLAGGLASLAFGITGTYVVVKRIGFIGGGIAHTVLGGMGVAYYLGADPMAGALVAAVISAGIISIVRLRARQHEDTLIGAMWAVGMAIGLIFLAKTPGYSVDLTSFLFGNILMVTPRDLALIAGMDLVIVLLVGLFYRPLLAVVFDEEYARLRGVPVEVMYFLLLCLVSLTVVVLIRIVGLLLVIALLTLPAAIAGQYTRRMGPMMVLAFLLGLAFTTGGLALSYGPDLPAGATIVLLAGVAYVVSLAGKSWQSRRLRVPFSGEN, encoded by the coding sequence ATGACGGAGTTTCTGCAAGCAGTGGTTAGCTTTCCCTTCCTCCAGAACGCTCTGCTGGCCGGGGGATTAGCTAGTTTGGCCTTTGGCATCACCGGTACCTATGTGGTGGTGAAGCGGATTGGGTTTATCGGCGGCGGAATTGCCCACACCGTCTTGGGCGGAATGGGGGTAGCCTACTATCTCGGTGCCGACCCCATGGCTGGAGCCTTGGTGGCTGCGGTGATTTCCGCGGGCATCATCAGCATCGTCAGACTCAGAGCGCGGCAGCACGAAGATACCTTGATCGGTGCCATGTGGGCTGTGGGTATGGCCATCGGCTTGATCTTTCTCGCCAAGACCCCGGGATACAGTGTTGACTTGACCAGCTTCTTGTTTGGCAACATTTTGATGGTAACCCCTCGGGACTTGGCCTTGATCGCTGGAATGGATCTGGTGATTGTCCTCTTGGTGGGGCTGTTTTATCGCCCCTTGCTGGCCGTTGTCTTTGACGAGGAGTACGCTCGCCTGCGGGGAGTTCCCGTAGAGGTGATGTATTTTCTCCTGCTTTGTTTGGTTTCCTTGACGGTAGTGGTGTTGATCCGGATTGTAGGTTTGCTGCTGGTGATTGCCCTTCTCACCTTGCCCGCGGCCATCGCGGGACAGTATACCCGGCGGATGGGTCCGATGATGGTCTTGGCCTTTCTGTTGGGCTTGGCCTTCACCACCGGTGGCTTGGCCCTTTCCTATGGTCCCGATTTGCCCGCAGGAGCCACCATAGTTCTGCTAGCTGGAGTGGCCTATGTGGTCTCTTTAGCTGGGAAGTCCTGGCAGAGCCGAAGGCTCCGGGTCCCGTTTAGCGGTGAAAACTAG
- a CDS encoding zinc ABC transporter solute-binding protein: protein MLLLVVFITLLLPAVAAAEERLSVFVSILPQKYFVERVGGERVTVGVMVGPGESPHTYDPTPRQLANLSVADLYFRIGVGFEHVWMDKLAAINPKMTVVDTRRQVPLRAIEGHSHHHGESSGHHHGEGEADPHIWLSPPLVKRQATTIYEALSQIDPAGADYYRANLEGFCQDLDALDQWIRHTLGDLKTRSFMVFHPSWGYYADAYDLVQIPIEIGGSEPSARQLAELIGVARKKRVKAIFVQSQINAKSAAAVARAVGAKVVQLDPLAEDYLENLRQITLSLYQALAE, encoded by the coding sequence TTGCTCTTGTTGGTGGTGTTTATCACCCTGCTTCTTCCGGCAGTTGCTGCCGCCGAGGAGCGGTTATCGGTTTTTGTCAGCATCCTGCCGCAAAAGTACTTTGTGGAGAGGGTAGGCGGTGAGCGAGTTACCGTCGGGGTGATGGTGGGACCGGGAGAAAGTCCCCATACCTACGACCCAACTCCTCGCCAATTGGCCAATCTCAGTGTTGCCGACCTCTATTTTCGCATCGGCGTTGGCTTTGAGCATGTGTGGATGGATAAGTTGGCAGCCATCAACCCGAAGATGACGGTGGTGGATACTCGCCGGCAGGTGCCCTTGCGGGCCATCGAAGGACACAGCCACCACCATGGGGAGAGCTCTGGTCACCACCATGGCGAGGGTGAAGCCGATCCCCACATCTGGTTGAGTCCCCCATTGGTGAAAAGGCAGGCAACTACCATTTATGAGGCTTTGAGCCAAATCGATCCTGCCGGAGCCGACTATTATCGCGCTAACCTAGAAGGGTTCTGTCAAGATCTCGATGCCCTGGATCAGTGGATTCGTCATACCCTAGGGGATCTAAAGACCCGAAGCTTCATGGTCTTTCATCCCTCCTGGGGGTATTATGCCGACGCCTATGATTTGGTACAGATTCCCATCGAAATCGGGGGCTCCGAACCCAGCGCCCGGCAGTTGGCGGAGTTAATTGGCGTGGCCAGGAAAAAAAGGGTCAAAGCCATCTTTGTGCAGTCTCAAATCAATGCCAAGAGTGCTGCCGCCGTGGCCAGGGCGGTGGGGGCAAAGGTGGTGCAGCTCGATCCCTTGGCCGAGGACTACTTAGAGAATCTCCGGCAGATTACTCTCAGCCTGTACCAAGCCTTGGCTGAGTGA
- a CDS encoding TldD/PmbA family protein codes for MEFTAFVDALFAQGKELGFTDMEVYQQTGSDFAIRIFQQEVDDYSVSTSGGLGFRGRFAGKFGYAYTEKLDPSLIEWLLTSAKNNALVVEAEDEVELFAGSEEYPQVEMSSGRDIDPQAKIRFAKELESLALQMDSRVQGVNYCLYQDQAQSVRIRNTEGLDLTCDSSIAFAYLSVVVKEGEETKTASRFQVAPDLAGLNHRRLAEEAVAEAISFLGAKTLPSNQYPVILRADAAVDLLATFAGVFSAENAQRGLSLLGERIGEGVAADVVTLVDDPHLPQGGSSAPFDAEGVATEQTTVIDSGVLTTLLHNLKTAAKDGVRSTGNGAKASYKGVVTVAPSNLYIQRGTLDLAGLMETMQDGLVITDLQGLHSGANPVSGDFSLAARGYLVQSGQITRPVEQITVAGNWFSLLKDIRAVGADLEFGLPSSLGTYGAPSLLIEGLTVSGE; via the coding sequence ATGGAGTTTACCGCCTTTGTCGACGCTCTCTTTGCCCAGGGCAAGGAACTGGGCTTTACCGATATGGAGGTCTATCAGCAGACCGGCAGCGACTTTGCCATCAGGATTTTCCAACAGGAAGTCGACGATTACTCCGTTAGTACCAGTGGAGGTTTGGGTTTTCGCGGGCGCTTTGCCGGCAAGTTTGGCTATGCCTATACGGAAAAACTAGATCCTTCCCTCATTGAGTGGCTTCTAACCAGTGCCAAGAACAACGCCCTGGTGGTTGAGGCCGAGGATGAGGTTGAGCTCTTTGCCGGCAGTGAGGAGTATCCCCAGGTAGAGATGTCCAGTGGCAGAGACATTGACCCTCAGGCTAAGATTCGATTTGCCAAGGAGCTAGAGTCCCTGGCTCTCCAGATGGATTCCCGAGTACAGGGAGTGAACTACTGCCTCTACCAGGATCAGGCTCAGTCGGTGCGCATTAGAAACACCGAGGGGCTAGACTTGACCTGTGACAGCAGCATTGCCTTTGCTTATCTGTCGGTGGTAGTGAAGGAGGGGGAGGAGACCAAGACCGCGTCTCGGTTTCAAGTGGCTCCCGATTTGGCCGGCCTAAATCACCGGCGCCTGGCGGAAGAGGCGGTGGCGGAGGCCATCAGTTTTCTCGGGGCTAAGACTCTGCCCTCCAATCAGTATCCAGTGATCCTTCGGGCCGATGCCGCGGTGGACCTCTTGGCCACCTTCGCTGGGGTGTTTTCCGCTGAGAACGCCCAAAGGGGCCTGTCGCTATTGGGGGAACGCATCGGTGAGGGGGTGGCCGCGGATGTGGTTACCCTGGTGGATGATCCCCATTTGCCCCAAGGAGGGTCCTCGGCGCCCTTTGACGCCGAGGGAGTGGCCACGGAGCAAACCACTGTGATTGATTCCGGAGTTTTGACTACGCTGCTTCACAACCTGAAAACGGCAGCTAAAGATGGAGTACGCTCCACGGGAAATGGGGCTAAGGCCTCCTACAAAGGGGTTGTTACCGTCGCTCCTTCCAACTTGTATATCCAGCGGGGAACTTTGGACCTAGCAGGGCTTATGGAGACTATGCAGGATGGATTGGTGATTACCGACCTGCAGGGGCTGCACTCTGGAGCTAACCCCGTCTCTGGGGACTTTTCCCTGGCAGCCCGGGGGTATTTGGTCCAGTCCGGGCAAATAACCCGTCCAGTGGAGCAGATTACCGTGGCGGGCAACTGGTTCTCCCTGTTAAAGGACATCCGTGCCGTGGGAGCGGACCTTGAGTTTGGTTTGCCCTCATCCTTGGGTACCTACGGCGCTCCATCCTTACTGATAGAAGGGTTAACGGTTTCCGGTGAATGA
- a CDS encoding ABC transporter ATP-binding protein produces MGKSQQPVLEFDRVSFDYGAVPVLRDVSFSVEPRDFIGIIGPNGGGKTTLIKLALGLLTPAQGSIRVLGTRPDLARSRIGYVPQAMDFDRDFPISVLDLVLMGRLSRRSLIGRYRPEDKDAAWRALESVEVADLAHRPLSDLSGGQRQRVFIARALATEPEILMLDEPTASVDSQAERDIYELLRKLNRQMTIILVTHDLGFISSYVNKVACVNREVALHPTEDITGETILMTYNRSVNMIQHRCHL; encoded by the coding sequence ATGGGAAAATCCCAGCAACCGGTGCTGGAATTTGACAGAGTTAGTTTCGACTATGGTGCCGTACCTGTGCTGAGGGATGTCAGCTTTTCGGTGGAACCCCGGGATTTCATCGGGATCATTGGCCCCAACGGGGGAGGAAAGACGACCTTAATCAAGCTGGCCCTGGGCCTGTTGACTCCTGCCCAAGGCAGTATTCGGGTGTTGGGTACCAGACCGGACCTGGCTCGGTCTCGAATCGGATATGTGCCCCAGGCGATGGACTTTGATCGGGACTTTCCCATCAGCGTGCTGGATCTGGTGTTAATGGGGCGTCTTTCCCGTCGCTCCTTGATCGGACGCTATCGGCCCGAAGACAAGGATGCAGCTTGGCGGGCCCTGGAGTCCGTTGAGGTCGCGGATCTAGCCCACCGTCCCTTAAGCGACCTGTCGGGAGGGCAGCGGCAGCGGGTGTTTATCGCTCGCGCCTTGGCCACGGAACCGGAGATTCTGATGCTGGACGAACCTACGGCCAGCGTCGACAGTCAGGCTGAGCGGGATATTTATGAGCTGCTGCGGAAGCTCAATCGACAGATGACCATTATCTTGGTGACCCATGATTTGGGGTTTATCTCTTCCTACGTAAACAAAGTAGCCTGTGTCAACAGGGAAGTAGCTTTGCATCCGACGGAGGACATTACCGGTGAAACCATCTTGATGACCTATAACCGTTCGGTCAACATGATCCAGCATCGCTGTCATCTCTAG
- a CDS encoding winged helix-turn-helix transcriptional regulator yields the protein MKIEIRGVEKLSFRERQVVALKEMGVNNRQVAQRLGLTEGTVSTLLNRAKKKGYEVVIVLKGDPLALFGSDDEEDTELD from the coding sequence ATGAAGATTGAAATCAGGGGAGTAGAAAAGCTGAGCTTTCGAGAAAGGCAAGTAGTAGCCCTGAAGGAAATGGGGGTCAACAATCGCCAGGTGGCCCAGCGCCTGGGGCTAACGGAAGGTACCGTCAGTACATTGCTCAATCGGGCCAAGAAGAAGGGGTATGAGGTAGTCATCGTCTTAAAGGGCGACCCCCTGGCTTTGTTTGGCAGCGATGACGAAGAAGATACGGAGCTGGACTAG
- a CDS encoding LysM peptidoglycan-binding domain-containing protein: MKRTVIMQQTVLLLVIGLILTSTALAFDENAMELEMIELINQERQKQGRVPYLISHQLMQSAEAKALDMTRNNYFAHTSPTGETPFDLMRAAGAQFTTAGENIARGGSVESLHRALMNSSGHRANILSNSFTHVGIGIIEQGGTLRVAQHFARQTNAGKEYTPQPPTPTPEPEPEPTPRPEEPTPRPPEPERPEPERPDRDQRPGQGGTRTYIIRRGDTLWGISRRFGIPLSRIIQFNGMNNPNIIYEGQVIRISDR; the protein is encoded by the coding sequence ATGAAACGAACAGTAATAATGCAGCAGACGGTATTACTTCTCGTCATCGGCCTTATCCTAACCAGCACCGCCCTTGCCTTTGACGAAAACGCAATGGAACTGGAGATGATCGAGCTCATTAACCAAGAACGACAAAAGCAAGGCAGAGTACCCTACCTGATCAGTCACCAGCTGATGCAAAGTGCCGAGGCCAAGGCTCTGGACATGACCCGAAACAACTACTTCGCCCACACCAGTCCCACCGGGGAAACTCCCTTTGACCTCATGCGGGCTGCCGGGGCGCAGTTCACAACTGCCGGGGAAAACATTGCCCGGGGCGGCTCTGTGGAAAGCCTGCACCGAGCTCTAATGAACAGTTCCGGGCACCGGGCCAACATCCTCAGCAACAGTTTTACCCATGTAGGTATCGGGATCATCGAGCAGGGCGGCACCCTGCGGGTGGCCCAACACTTTGCCCGGCAAACCAATGCCGGCAAAGAGTATACCCCGCAGCCCCCGACACCGACACCGGAACCTGAGCCGGAACCAACTCCCCGTCCCGAGGAGCCCACTCCCCGGCCGCCGGAGCCTGAGCGTCCAGAACCGGAAAGACCCGATCGGGACCAGCGTCCCGGTCAAGGCGGAACCCGCACCTATATCATTCGTCGCGGTGACACCCTATGGGGTATCAGCCGCCGCTTTGGCATACCCCTGTCTCGCATTATCCAGTTCAACGGAATGAATAACCCCAACATCATCTATGAAGGTCAGGTTATTCGCATCTCCGACCGTTAA
- a CDS encoding TldD/PmbA family protein produces MLQRDVICGVLREALSTGGDFAEIFVEDTLRSVLRMVNGRVEEGLSGREHGVGIRIYQGLSSVYAYTSDSSRSGLLAAARQAAAAIDGVRGEVDIVLTPRSVPNGHPVAVMPHTVTAARKAELLHRAHRAASTYDPFITQVRTGIMDEEQNILVANSHGLLVEDQRVRTRFTVQAVASKGGEKQTGSSSPGRHMGFELFEQVVDVEKAAQEAARSAVTMVNADLCPSGQMPVVIANEFGGVIFHEACGHGLEATSVAKGHSVFANKLGERIASEWVTAIDDGTIPNAWGSANIDDEGTPTRRNVLIEKGILTGYLVDRLNGRRMNMEPTGSGRRQSYKFAPTSRMSNTYIAAGPLTPEEIIADTETGLYARYMGGGSVNPATGEFNFAVQEGYLIKDGEIAQPVRGATLIGKGSEVLLRIDRVANDLGFGQGMCGSASGSIPADVGQPTIRVSSLTVGGRKEAR; encoded by the coding sequence TTGTTACAGCGAGACGTGATTTGCGGGGTTTTGCGAGAGGCATTGTCGACGGGGGGAGACTTTGCCGAGATTTTCGTTGAGGACACACTGCGTTCCGTCCTGAGGATGGTAAACGGACGGGTGGAAGAGGGCCTGTCGGGTCGAGAACACGGGGTAGGGATTCGGATTTACCAGGGACTGTCCAGCGTCTACGCCTACACCAGTGACTCCAGCCGCAGTGGTCTGTTGGCGGCAGCCCGGCAGGCGGCGGCAGCCATTGATGGAGTCCGGGGCGAGGTGGATATTGTCTTGACCCCCAGGTCCGTCCCCAATGGACATCCCGTGGCGGTGATGCCCCACACCGTTACCGCAGCCCGCAAGGCAGAGCTCTTGCATCGAGCCCATCGGGCGGCAAGCACCTATGACCCGTTTATTACCCAGGTGCGGACGGGCATCATGGATGAGGAGCAGAACATTCTAGTGGCCAATTCCCACGGGCTGCTGGTGGAGGATCAGCGAGTTCGCACCCGGTTTACCGTGCAGGCGGTGGCCAGCAAGGGCGGCGAAAAGCAAACGGGTAGTTCCTCGCCGGGACGGCACATGGGCTTTGAACTCTTTGAGCAAGTGGTGGACGTGGAAAAGGCAGCCCAGGAGGCAGCCCGCAGTGCGGTGACGATGGTCAACGCCGACCTGTGCCCCAGTGGGCAGATGCCCGTGGTAATTGCCAATGAGTTCGGCGGGGTAATTTTCCATGAAGCCTGTGGTCATGGTCTCGAGGCTACCTCCGTGGCCAAGGGCCATTCGGTGTTTGCCAACAAATTGGGCGAGAGGATCGCCTCGGAATGGGTTACCGCCATCGACGATGGGACTATCCCCAACGCCTGGGGCTCTGCCAACATCGACGATGAAGGCACACCCACTCGCCGGAATGTATTAATCGAGAAGGGGATTTTGACGGGATATCTAGTCGACCGACTCAATGGCCGCCGGATGAACATGGAACCCACGGGCTCGGGCCGGCGTCAATCCTACAAGTTTGCTCCCACCTCTCGGATGAGTAACACCTACATCGCCGCCGGTCCCTTGACACCGGAGGAGATTATCGCGGATACGGAGACGGGCTTGTATGCCCGCTACATGGGTGGGGGCTCGGTGAATCCGGCTACCGGTGAGTTCAATTTTGCCGTGCAGGAGGGTTATCTCATCAAGGATGGCGAGATTGCCCAACCGGTACGGGGAGCTACGTTAATTGGGAAAGGTTCTGAAGTCTTGTTGAGAATCGACAGAGTGGCCAACGATCTGGGATTTGGTCAAGGAATGTGTGGCTCCGCCAGTGGCTCGATTCCCGCCGATGTGGGCCAGCCCACCATTCGGGTGTCGTCCCTCACCGTCGGGGGCAGAAAGGAGGCGCGGTAG
- a CDS encoding nitroreductase, with product MNVFDAIASRRAIRSYLDKPIPKEILDKLLTAMRLAPSGNNKQPCRYVVIQDEKIKSELVTKACHQDFIAQAPVVIAVCCPPGNDINAAITVDHLTLQATEEGLGTCWIRWFEKDIAAQVLGLPEGMEVAVIVPVGYAAEQPEPTERLELAELIHYDRW from the coding sequence ATGAATGTATTTGACGCCATTGCATCTCGACGAGCGATCCGCAGTTACTTGGACAAACCGATACCCAAGGAAATCTTGGACAAGCTCTTGACGGCCATGCGGCTGGCCCCTTCCGGCAACAACAAACAGCCCTGCCGCTACGTTGTCATCCAGGACGAGAAAATCAAATCGGAACTGGTAACCAAGGCTTGTCACCAGGATTTCATTGCCCAGGCACCGGTTGTAATCGCGGTTTGTTGTCCTCCGGGCAATGACATCAACGCCGCCATCACGGTGGATCACCTAACCCTGCAGGCCACAGAAGAGGGGTTAGGAACCTGCTGGATTCGATGGTTCGAAAAGGACATTGCCGCCCAGGTATTGGGACTTCCCGAAGGGATGGAAGTGGCAGTTATCGTTCCCGTAGGCTATGCCGCTGAACAGCCGGAACCCACAGAGCGCCTGGAATTGGCAGAACTAATCCACTACGATCGCTGGTAG